In Vibrio celticus, one genomic interval encodes:
- a CDS encoding NADP-dependent isocitrate dehydrogenase, translated as MPTEKPTIIYTITDEAPALATYSLLPIIQSFTASSGINVDTRDISLAGRIIANFPDYLNDEQRIGDALAELGELAKTPEANIIKLPNISASVPQLQATIKELQSKGYALPNYPEEANTDEEKAVKATYDKIKGSAVNPVLREGNSDRRAPLSVKNYAKKNPHSMGAWSADSKSHVSSMDDKDFFGSEKSVTIEGATEVSIEFVGKDGAKKTLKPAFALQDKEIIDAAVMNKAALVAFFEKEIASAKEQGVLLSLHMKATMMKVSDPVIFGHAVRVYYKDVFAKHGQLFEELGVDVNNGIGDVYAKIAALPQDQKEAIEADLQAVYETQPPLAMVDSDRGITNLHVPSDIIVDASMPAMLRSSGQMWDPEGKQKDTKAMIPDRSYASIYQAVIDFCKENGAFDPTTMGSVPNVGLMAQKAEEYGSHDKTFILEAAGQVQVVDASGAVLLEQDVEEGDIFRMCQVKDAPIQDWVKLAVTRARASGVPAVFWLDASRAHDAQLIKKVEAYLPEYDIDGLEIKILAPLEATQYSLVRIKEGLDTISVTGNVLRDYLTDLFPILELGTSAKMLSIVPLMNGGGLFETGAGGSAPKHVQQVEKENHLRWDSLGEFLALAASLEHLSVVTGNAKAQVLADALDKATGEFLDNNKSPSRRVGELDNRGSHYYLAAYWAKALAEQTADADLAAEFAGVASQLAESEEAIVAELNNAQGVAGDLGGYYLLDDALVSTLMRPSSMLNAFIDA; from the coding sequence ATGCCTACTGAAAAACCAACGATCATCTATACCATTACAGACGAAGCTCCGGCGCTAGCAACTTACTCTCTGCTGCCTATCATTCAATCTTTTACAGCTTCTTCTGGTATTAACGTTGATACTCGCGACATTTCACTTGCAGGGCGAATTATTGCCAACTTCCCTGACTACTTGAACGACGAGCAACGTATTGGTGATGCATTAGCAGAACTAGGTGAATTGGCTAAGACACCAGAAGCAAACATTATTAAGCTTCCAAACATCTCTGCATCTGTACCTCAGCTTCAAGCAACGATCAAAGAGCTACAATCAAAAGGTTACGCACTTCCTAATTACCCAGAAGAAGCAAACACTGACGAAGAGAAAGCTGTTAAAGCGACTTACGACAAAATCAAGGGTAGTGCAGTAAACCCTGTATTACGTGAAGGTAACTCGGATCGCCGCGCTCCACTTTCTGTTAAAAACTACGCGAAGAAGAACCCACACTCAATGGGTGCTTGGTCTGCAGATTCTAAGTCGCACGTTTCAAGTATGGACGACAAAGACTTCTTCGGTAGCGAAAAGTCAGTAACCATTGAAGGTGCTACAGAAGTTAGCATTGAATTCGTTGGCAAAGATGGCGCGAAGAAAACATTGAAGCCAGCTTTTGCACTGCAAGATAAAGAGATCATTGATGCGGCAGTGATGAATAAGGCCGCTTTGGTTGCGTTCTTCGAAAAAGAAATCGCATCGGCTAAAGAGCAAGGTGTACTGCTTTCTCTTCACATGAAAGCGACGATGATGAAAGTATCTGACCCAGTGATCTTTGGTCACGCGGTTAGGGTTTATTACAAAGACGTATTCGCTAAACACGGTCAGCTGTTTGAAGAGCTAGGTGTTGATGTGAATAACGGCATCGGTGATGTATACGCGAAGATTGCAGCGCTTCCTCAAGATCAAAAAGAAGCAATCGAAGCTGACCTGCAAGCGGTATACGAGACTCAACCACCACTAGCGATGGTTGATTCGGACCGTGGCATTACTAACCTACACGTACCAAGCGATATCATTGTGGATGCATCTATGCCTGCAATGCTGCGTTCTTCTGGTCAAATGTGGGATCCAGAAGGTAAGCAAAAAGATACGAAAGCAATGATCCCAGATCGTAGCTACGCGAGCATCTACCAAGCGGTTATTGATTTCTGTAAAGAGAACGGCGCTTTCGACCCTACAACGATGGGTAGCGTACCAAACGTTGGCTTGATGGCTCAAAAAGCGGAAGAGTACGGTTCTCACGATAAGACTTTCATCCTTGAAGCTGCTGGTCAGGTTCAAGTTGTTGACGCTTCAGGCGCTGTGCTTCTAGAGCAAGACGTAGAGGAAGGCGATATCTTCCGTATGTGTCAAGTTAAAGATGCACCCATCCAAGACTGGGTTAAGCTTGCGGTAACTCGTGCTCGTGCATCGGGTGTTCCAGCGGTATTTTGGCTAGATGCGTCACGCGCGCATGATGCTCAGCTTATTAAGAAAGTTGAAGCGTACCTTCCTGAGTACGATATCGATGGTCTTGAAATTAAGATCCTCGCTCCACTTGAAGCGACTCAATACTCATTAGTTCGTATCAAAGAAGGTCTAGATACCATTTCGGTTACAGGTAACGTATTACGTGATTACCTAACTGACTTGTTCCCGATTCTAGAGCTTGGTACATCAGCTAAGATGTTATCGATTGTTCCACTAATGAACGGTGGTGGTCTGTTTGAAACAGGTGCTGGCGGCTCTGCTCCTAAGCATGTTCAACAAGTAGAGAAAGAAAACCACCTGCGTTGGGATTCCCTAGGCGAATTCTTGGCATTGGCTGCATCTCTAGAGCACCTGAGTGTAGTAACAGGCAACGCTAAAGCACAAGTTCTAGCGGACGCGCTTGATAAAGCAACGGGTGAATTCCTAGACAACAACAAGTCTCCTTCACGCCGAGTAGGTGAGCTTGATAACCGTGGTAGCCATTACTACCTAGCGGCATACTGGGCTAAGGCGCTTGCTGAGCAAACGGCAGACGCTGATCTTGCTGCTGAGTTTGCAGGTGTGGCAAGTCAACTGGCTGAAAGTGAAGAAGCGATTGTTGCAGAGCTGAACAACGCTCAAGGTGTGGCTGGTGACTTAGGTGGTTACTACCTACTTGACGATGCATTGGTTTCAACACTAATGCGCCCAAGCTCAATGCTAAACGCATTTATTGATGCATAG
- the clpA gene encoding ATP-dependent Clp protease ATP-binding subunit ClpA: MLNKELETSLNGAFARARDKRHEFMTVEHLLLALLENDAAKEALQACQADLDALRNELDIFIDQTTPLIPESDETRETQPTLSFQRVLQRAVFHVQSSGRSEVTGANVLVAIFSEQESHAAYLLKKNDISRLDIVNFISHGITKASNEGDSPSSSDSFGGAENAEEANSEDRLENFATNLNEVAKQGNIDPLIGRDKELERTIQVLCRRRKNNPLLVGEAGVGKTAIAEGLAWRIVEGQVPEIIQSSVIYSLDIGSLLAGTKYRGDFEKRFKAILKQLEKEEDAILFIDEIHTIIGAGAASGGQVDAANLIKPLLSSGKLRCIGSTTYQEYSSIFEKERALARRFQKIDIIEPSLDDTTKILIGLKPKYEAHHEVRYTNKALRAAVELSAKYINERHLPDKAIDVIDEAGARSRLAPASRRKKTVSVADIESMVAKMARIPEKSVSSSDKDTLQKLDDRMKMLVFGQDPAIDVLSEAIKLTRAGLGADNKPVGSFLFAGPTGVGKTEVTVQLSKLMGIELLRFDMSEYGERHSVSRLIGAPPGYVGYDQGGLLTDAVIKNPHSVVLLDEIEKAHPDIFNLLLQVMDNGTLTDNNGRKADFRNVILVMTTNAGVAETEKKSIGLIQQDHAPDAMGEIKKVFTPEFRNRLDNIIWFNSLDPSVISQVVDKFIVELQVQLDARGVSLEVSEDARHWLADKGYDKTMGARPMGRVIQEKLKKPLANELLFGSLVDGGTVKVSLKKDELDFIYVGAKEEVMH; encoded by the coding sequence ATGCTAAATAAAGAATTAGAGACGAGTTTAAATGGCGCATTTGCTCGTGCGCGAGACAAGCGACATGAATTCATGACTGTTGAACACCTCCTACTAGCATTATTAGAAAATGATGCGGCCAAGGAAGCGCTCCAAGCTTGTCAGGCTGATCTCGATGCTCTTCGCAATGAGCTCGATATTTTTATCGATCAAACGACCCCACTTATCCCTGAAAGCGACGAAACTCGCGAAACTCAGCCAACGTTGAGCTTCCAACGAGTACTTCAACGCGCTGTTTTCCATGTTCAATCTTCAGGTCGCAGCGAAGTAACAGGTGCTAACGTACTTGTGGCTATTTTTAGTGAGCAAGAATCTCACGCGGCATATCTTCTTAAGAAAAACGACATTAGTCGCTTAGATATTGTTAACTTCATCTCACACGGTATTACCAAAGCGAGCAACGAAGGCGACAGTCCTTCATCATCCGATTCATTTGGTGGTGCAGAAAATGCTGAAGAAGCTAACTCTGAAGACCGTTTAGAAAATTTTGCTACTAACCTTAACGAAGTCGCAAAGCAGGGCAATATTGACCCACTAATCGGTCGTGACAAAGAGCTAGAACGCACTATCCAAGTTCTGTGTCGTCGTCGTAAGAACAACCCTCTGTTAGTGGGTGAAGCGGGTGTAGGTAAAACTGCCATCGCGGAAGGTCTTGCATGGCGCATCGTTGAAGGACAAGTGCCTGAAATCATTCAGAGCAGCGTAATTTATTCTCTAGATATCGGTTCACTGTTAGCCGGAACCAAATATCGTGGTGACTTTGAGAAACGTTTTAAAGCGATTCTTAAGCAACTGGAGAAAGAAGAAGACGCGATTCTGTTCATCGATGAGATCCACACCATTATCGGTGCCGGGGCTGCATCGGGTGGTCAGGTTGATGCGGCAAACTTAATTAAACCACTACTAAGCAGTGGTAAATTACGTTGCATCGGTTCAACAACGTACCAAGAGTACAGCAGTATTTTTGAGAAGGAGCGTGCTTTAGCTCGTCGCTTCCAGAAAATCGATATTATTGAACCATCGCTAGACGATACGACCAAGATTCTGATTGGCTTGAAGCCAAAATACGAAGCTCACCACGAAGTGCGCTACACCAATAAAGCGTTGCGTGCCGCTGTGGAGCTGTCTGCTAAATACATTAATGAACGTCACCTTCCAGATAAGGCCATTGACGTAATCGATGAAGCGGGCGCTCGTAGCCGTTTGGCACCTGCAAGCCGTCGTAAGAAAACGGTAAGCGTGGCTGATATTGAGTCAATGGTTGCGAAAATGGCGCGTATTCCTGAGAAGTCAGTATCGTCTTCAGACAAAGATACGCTGCAGAAACTGGATGACCGCATGAAAATGTTGGTATTCGGACAAGACCCTGCAATCGATGTATTGAGCGAAGCGATTAAGCTAACCCGTGCTGGATTAGGTGCAGACAATAAACCTGTTGGTTCATTCTTGTTTGCTGGTCCTACTGGTGTCGGTAAAACAGAGGTGACTGTTCAGCTGTCTAAGTTGATGGGTATTGAGCTTCTGCGCTTTGATATGTCTGAGTACGGTGAGCGTCACTCTGTGAGCCGCTTGATCGGTGCTCCTCCTGGTTATGTTGGTTACGATCAAGGTGGTTTGCTAACGGATGCCGTAATCAAGAACCCGCACTCCGTTGTGTTACTGGATGAAATCGAGAAAGCTCACCCAGATATCTTTAACTTGCTACTGCAGGTAATGGATAACGGCACGCTAACTGACAACAATGGTCGCAAAGCGGACTTCCGCAATGTGATTCTAGTGATGACGACCAACGCAGGTGTGGCTGAAACCGAGAAGAAATCGATCGGCCTGATCCAACAAGATCATGCGCCAGATGCGATGGGCGAAATCAAGAAGGTATTTACTCCTGAGTTCCGTAACCGTCTTGATAATATCATTTGGTTCAACAGCCTTGACCCTAGTGTGATCAGCCAAGTAGTTGATAAGTTCATTGTTGAGCTTCAGGTTCAACTGGACGCTCGTGGTGTGTCTTTAGAGGTTTCTGAGGATGCTCGTCACTGGTTAGCTGATAAAGGCTATGACAAGACCATGGGTGCTCGTCCAATGGGGCGTGTGATTCAAGAGAAGCTTAAGAAGCCACTTGCTAACGAGTTACTGTTTGGTAGCTTGGTTGATGGCGGTACGGTTAAAGTATCCCTGAAAAAAGACGAATTGGATTTCATCTATGTTGGTGCTAAAGAAGAGGTTATGCACTAA
- a CDS encoding YccT family protein, which yields MKIQAITLMSAMLVSMPGISASLTVKDTVDLLAVNMKKPETSGQAFKASTVVTLNTGQNQVVFQYEPVIEKSGDRKKVYGKNQIVTFNINADQDVEFLMPTYRSVRSAEKGLKDLEFKIVDQHGVEVDKVVDELKSNGVQLGRNYIEEIREYNINGGVAAVAVSYVAIDNQAVAQPEKIVEAVALPVESMDKVQSEELEQLQAWYLKTSKEDRKEFRKWMIDQD from the coding sequence ATGAAAATACAAGCAATTACATTAATGTCTGCCATGTTAGTTAGTATGCCTGGAATCTCGGCATCTCTAACTGTCAAAGATACAGTAGACCTTTTAGCTGTTAATATGAAAAAGCCTGAAACCTCAGGTCAGGCCTTCAAAGCATCTACTGTTGTCACTTTAAATACAGGTCAGAACCAAGTCGTATTTCAATACGAACCTGTAATAGAAAAATCAGGTGATCGTAAAAAAGTTTATGGCAAAAACCAGATTGTTACGTTCAATATAAATGCTGATCAAGATGTTGAATTTTTAATGCCTACTTATCGTTCAGTTCGCTCTGCTGAGAAAGGTTTAAAAGATCTGGAGTTTAAGATTGTTGATCAACATGGTGTTGAGGTAGATAAGGTTGTTGATGAGCTTAAATCAAATGGAGTTCAATTAGGCCGGAACTATATTGAAGAGATTCGAGAGTATAATATTAATGGTGGGGTGGCGGCTGTCGCTGTTTCTTATGTTGCCATTGATAATCAAGCAGTAGCACAGCCTGAAAAAATAGTTGAGGCTGTAGCTCTTCCTGTTGAGAGTATGGATAAGGTTCAATCAGAAGAACTAGAACAGCTTCAAGCTTGGTACCTGAAGACTTCAAAAGAAGATCGTAAAGAATTCCGCAAGTGGATGATCGATCAAGATTAA
- a CDS encoding porin, with the protein MKKTLLALAVVAAAGSVNAAEIYKSEDGSVDFYGQLRTELKISDDTKEYAYNDVKDMFEGTVEEGNTTIGAGASRAGVDAKYALNDDLDIIGKVEFSTKSDEMKIRQHILGFAGDFGSIKIGQQWTVADDIYGADYSYFYGGSALGYSKLNGALHDSLIKYNYNSDNFFVAANYGLDENDSNQELAEIFVGGSAGDLSGHVGFGKTTDDTSTDADADKIEDTYFQATVEYSFGKAGIGFTYYNTEIKNSEYKVTIDGISLAGTYAWADNATAYAGYEYTDQDTGNISVVGEFGEEDTSTVIYVGTDYHFNSWSRIYVEAAYLDGRTLGFTNKESDSFVNEPTIADGALAFATGVRVYW; encoded by the coding sequence ATGAAAAAGACTCTATTAGCACTTGCAGTTGTTGCAGCGGCAGGCTCAGTAAACGCAGCGGAAATTTACAAATCAGAAGACGGTTCAGTAGATTTCTACGGTCAACTACGTACTGAGCTGAAAATCTCTGATGACACAAAAGAATATGCTTACAACGATGTTAAAGACATGTTCGAAGGAACAGTTGAGGAAGGTAACACAACTATTGGTGCTGGTGCTTCACGTGCAGGTGTTGATGCAAAATATGCACTTAACGATGATTTAGATATTATCGGTAAAGTAGAATTCTCTACAAAGTCAGATGAAATGAAAATTCGTCAACATATCCTAGGCTTCGCTGGTGACTTTGGTTCAATTAAAATCGGTCAGCAATGGACTGTTGCCGATGATATCTACGGTGCTGATTACTCTTACTTCTACGGTGGTTCTGCTCTAGGTTATTCTAAGCTTAATGGTGCTTTACATGACTCATTGATTAAGTATAACTACAATTCAGATAACTTTTTTGTTGCTGCTAACTACGGTCTAGATGAAAATGATAGCAATCAAGAGCTTGCTGAAATTTTTGTCGGTGGTTCTGCTGGTGATCTAAGTGGTCACGTTGGTTTCGGTAAAACGACAGATGACACTAGTACTGACGCTGATGCTGATAAAATAGAAGATACTTACTTCCAAGCAACTGTTGAGTACTCATTTGGTAAAGCTGGTATTGGTTTTACATACTACAATACAGAAATCAAAAACTCAGAGTATAAAGTCACTATCGATGGTATCTCATTGGCAGGTACATATGCATGGGCTGACAACGCAACAGCTTACGCGGGTTACGAATACACAGATCAAGATACTGGTAACATCAGCGTAGTTGGTGAGTTTGGTGAAGAAGACACTTCTACAGTTATTTATGTAGGTACTGATTACCACTTTAACAGCTGGTCTCGTATCTATGTTGAAGCTGCTTACCTAGACGGTCGTACTCTAGGTTTCACAAACAAAGAATCTGATTCTTTTGTTAATGAGCCAACTATCGCAGACGGTGCTCTAGCATTCGCAACTGGCGTACGTGTTTACTGGTAA
- the cspD gene encoding cold shock domain-containing protein CspD, translated as MATGTVKWFNNAKGFGFICPEGEDGDIFAHYSTIQMEGYRTLKAGQQVDYEVESGPKGSHASSVVPVEGSAAK; from the coding sequence ATGGCTACAGGTACAGTAAAATGGTTTAACAATGCCAAAGGGTTTGGCTTTATTTGTCCAGAAGGTGAAGACGGCGATATTTTCGCGCACTACTCCACAATACAAATGGAAGGTTATCGAACCTTAAAGGCTGGTCAGCAGGTCGACTATGAAGTAGAAAGTGGACCTAAAGGCTCGCATGCTAGCTCCGTTGTTCCTGTAGAAGGCAGCGCCGCAAAATAG
- the infA gene encoding translation initiation factor IF-1 translates to MAKEDVIEMQGTVLDTLPNTMFRVELENGHVVTAHISGKMRKNYIRILTGDKVTVEMTPYDLSKGRIVFRAR, encoded by the coding sequence ATGGCTAAAGAAGACGTAATCGAGATGCAAGGCACTGTCCTTGATACTCTACCAAACACAATGTTCCGTGTTGAGCTTGAAAACGGTCACGTAGTGACAGCACACATCTCTGGTAAAATGCGTAAGAACTACATCCGTATTCTTACTGGTGATAAAGTAACTGTTGAGATGACTCCATACGACCTTTCTAAAGGCCGCATCGTCTTCCGTGCTCGTTAA
- a CDS encoding pseudouridine synthase yields the protein MSTRSRSASRSDKPARSGATLKQSGNRQSRSSDKNNTGNSHNKSHSSKHRYKGKPTNAKPKVALEDRKVILFNKPFDTLSQFTDGEGRKTLADFIPVKDVYAAGRLDRDSEGLMVLTNDGIFQAKLTQPNSKSPKTYWAQVEGAPSEGDLDKLRKGVELKDGMTLPAKVEVMQEPEVWDRNPPVRFRAAIPTTWLAITIIEGRNRQVRRMTANIGFPTLRLIRYSMGNMNVGQLQPGEWKEI from the coding sequence ATGTCTACTCGCTCACGCAGCGCATCTCGTTCAGACAAACCGGCTCGTTCTGGTGCAACATTAAAACAAAGCGGTAATAGACAAAGCCGAAGCAGTGATAAGAATAACACTGGCAATTCGCACAACAAATCTCACTCAAGCAAGCACCGATATAAAGGCAAGCCTACAAATGCAAAACCTAAGGTAGCGCTCGAAGATCGCAAAGTAATTCTGTTCAACAAGCCTTTCGATACTCTAAGCCAATTTACAGATGGCGAAGGGAGGAAAACGCTAGCGGACTTTATTCCAGTGAAAGACGTTTATGCTGCAGGTCGCCTCGACCGCGACAGCGAAGGATTAATGGTCTTGACCAACGATGGGATATTTCAAGCTAAGCTGACTCAACCAAACTCAAAATCCCCAAAGACTTACTGGGCACAGGTTGAAGGCGCACCTTCTGAGGGAGATTTAGATAAATTGAGAAAAGGTGTCGAACTAAAAGACGGCATGACACTGCCTGCAAAAGTCGAAGTGATGCAAGAACCTGAAGTGTGGGATAGAAATCCTCCAGTCCGCTTCAGAGCCGCGATACCGACAACATGGTTGGCTATTACAATCATTGAAGGACGTAACCGTCAGGTAAGACGAATGACAGCCAATATCGGCTTCCCTACCCTGCGTCTTATCCGTTACTCAATGGGTAATATGAATGTGGGGCAGCTGCAGCCTGGTGAGTGGAAAGAGATCTGA
- the clpS gene encoding ATP-dependent Clp protease adapter ClpS, which translates to MSRNFEWASPGSDLLEKEATKVKPPAMYNVVLNNDDYTPMDFVIEILERFFSLDIEKATEVMLKVHYEGKAICGTYSAEIAETKVAQVTMYSKENEHPLLCTMEQV; encoded by the coding sequence ATGAGCAGAAACTTTGAATGGGCATCTCCAGGCTCAGATTTACTGGAGAAAGAAGCAACAAAAGTAAAGCCACCGGCGATGTATAACGTTGTGTTGAATAACGATGACTATACGCCCATGGACTTTGTAATCGAGATCCTAGAGCGATTCTTCTCACTAGATATCGAAAAAGCAACGGAAGTGATGCTCAAGGTTCATTATGAAGGTAAAGCTATATGCGGCACATACAGTGCTGAAATAGCGGAAACAAAGGTAGCGCAGGTCACGATGTACTCAAAGGAAAATGAGCATCCGCTACTATGTACAATGGAGCAAGTATAA